Proteins from one Bradyrhizobium roseum genomic window:
- a CDS encoding NAD(P)H-dependent flavin oxidoreductase — MKTRFTELVGVEHPIVQGGMQWVGRAELVAAVSNAGALGLITALTQPTPEDLTKEIARCREMTDKPFGVNLTILPAIKPPPYAEYRQAIIEAGIKIVETAGNKPQEHVDEFKKHGVKIIHKCTSVRHGLSAERMGVDAISIDGFECAGHPGEDDTPGLILIPAAADKIKIPMIASGGFADGRGLVAALALGAEGINMGTRFMCTRESPIHQLVKERIVANDERETELIFRTMRNTSRVAKNAISSKVVAMEKEGAKFEDVRELVAGARGKMVYATGDADEGIWSAGQVQGLIHDIPTCAELVSRIMRDAEAIIRSRLEGMVSGAQRQAAE, encoded by the coding sequence ATGAAGACGCGATTCACCGAGCTTGTTGGCGTTGAACACCCGATCGTCCAGGGCGGCATGCAATGGGTGGGACGCGCCGAACTCGTCGCCGCCGTCTCCAACGCCGGTGCGCTCGGGCTGATCACCGCGCTGACCCAACCGACACCGGAGGATCTCACCAAGGAAATCGCGCGCTGCCGCGAGATGACCGACAAGCCGTTTGGGGTCAATCTCACCATCCTGCCCGCGATCAAGCCCCCGCCTTACGCCGAGTATCGCCAGGCCATCATCGAGGCCGGCATCAAGATCGTGGAAACCGCCGGCAACAAGCCGCAGGAGCATGTCGACGAGTTCAAGAAGCACGGCGTCAAGATCATCCACAAATGCACCAGCGTTCGCCATGGCCTGTCGGCGGAGCGGATGGGCGTCGACGCCATCTCGATCGACGGTTTTGAATGCGCCGGCCATCCCGGCGAGGACGACACGCCCGGCCTGATCCTGATCCCGGCCGCCGCCGACAAGATCAAGATTCCGATGATCGCCTCGGGAGGCTTCGCCGACGGCCGCGGGCTTGTTGCTGCGCTGGCACTCGGCGCCGAAGGCATCAACATGGGCACGCGCTTCATGTGCACCAGGGAGAGCCCGATCCACCAGCTCGTCAAGGAACGCATCGTCGCCAATGACGAGCGCGAGACCGAACTGATTTTCCGCACCATGCGCAACACCTCGCGCGTCGCCAAGAACGCGATCTCGAGCAAGGTGGTCGCGATGGAGAAGGAAGGCGCAAAATTCGAGGACGTGCGCGAACTCGTCGCCGGCGCCCGCGGCAAGATGGTGTATGCGACCGGCGATGCCGACGAGGGCATCTGGTCGGCCGGCCAGGTCCAGGGCCTGATCCACGACATTCCGACCTGCGCCGAACTGGTCTCCCGCATCATGCGCGACGCGGAAGCGATTATCCGCAGCCGGCTCGAGGGCATGGTGTCGGGTGCGCAGCGCCAGGCCGCGGAATAA
- a CDS encoding TspO/MBR family protein — MVSAGFATGLLNPPGGWYAALAKPWFSPPNWVFGPVWSIVYLLVAIAGWRTWERDRHSMAMTLWWAQMALNLLWSPVFFTAHWPGVALVVILSLLAAILAFVARQWPDDRISAGLFIPYAAWVVFASALNFAIVRLN, encoded by the coding sequence GTGGTCAGTGCGGGCTTTGCGACAGGCCTGCTCAACCCGCCAGGAGGTTGGTATGCCGCGCTCGCCAAGCCGTGGTTCAGTCCGCCAAACTGGGTCTTTGGCCCGGTCTGGTCCATCGTCTATCTGCTTGTGGCCATCGCGGGCTGGCGAACCTGGGAACGTGACCGCCATTCGATGGCGATGACGCTGTGGTGGGCGCAGATGGCGCTCAACTTGCTGTGGTCCCCGGTCTTCTTTACCGCGCACTGGCCGGGCGTGGCGCTTGTCGTAATATTGTCGCTTCTCGCCGCGATCTTGGCCTTCGTCGCAAGGCAGTGGCCCGATGACAGGATTTCGGCCGGACTTTTTATCCCGTACGCCGCCTGGGTCGTCTTTGCATCCGCGCTTAATTTCGCAATCGTTCGCCTCAACTAG
- a CDS encoding sigma-70 family RNA polymerase sigma factor, whose product MKIGTASTAESRDHLSALIARAAEGEDAAFSELYALTSRKMRKTISVVHSRGADIEDILQDAYLKIWRSAHNFDPDRSSPISWMSVIARNTAIDALRLKTLPTTDLDLALSMPEPVPDGGDDFDYDRARPIAATAIRQLPHDRQTLLSLAYIDGESRQSLSKRFGVPVGTIKTWLRRTLETVRNDCAAFEAQAAS is encoded by the coding sequence ATGAAAATCGGAACAGCATCGACCGCAGAAAGCAGGGACCATCTCTCCGCACTGATCGCCCGCGCCGCCGAGGGCGAAGACGCCGCTTTCTCCGAACTCTACGCGCTGACCAGCCGGAAGATGCGCAAGACGATATCCGTTGTTCACTCTCGCGGCGCCGATATCGAGGACATCCTTCAGGATGCGTACCTAAAAATCTGGCGGAGCGCTCATAACTTCGATCCGGATCGATCCTCCCCGATCAGCTGGATGTCCGTGATCGCCCGCAACACCGCAATCGATGCGCTCCGCCTCAAGACGCTGCCGACCACCGATCTGGACCTCGCCTTGTCGATGCCGGAACCAGTGCCGGACGGCGGCGACGATTTCGACTACGACCGCGCCCGGCCGATCGCCGCGACCGCAATCCGCCAGCTTCCGCATGACCGCCAGACGCTGCTGTCGCTCGCCTATATCGACGGCGAAAGCCGGCAATCATTGTCGAAACGTTTTGGCGTGCCAGTCGGCACCATCAAGACCTGGCTGCGGCGAACGCTGGAAACGGTGCGAAATGACTGCGCGGCATTCGAGGCCCAGGCGGCGAGCTGA
- a CDS encoding ChrR family anti-sigma-E factor gives MSVMHHPPAELLAGFSAGTLDPGEHLAVAVHVSGCPACRRLVRAIEGVGGSALEATEPAAMKAGAFEAVMDKAGQSPSHSHALADRSTDDDLPKVLRHYRIGRRRWVAPGVSMRPIELPGRSSSRAFLLRSDPGTHMLEHTHTGTELTCVLRGSFSHEGGRFGPGDFDFGDDTLDHQPTVGEGEPCLCLVAMTGDLRINGFFGRLIGPFVRL, from the coding sequence ATGAGTGTGATGCATCATCCTCCTGCGGAATTGCTGGCAGGTTTTTCCGCCGGGACCCTCGATCCCGGCGAACATCTCGCCGTCGCCGTCCATGTGTCGGGCTGTCCGGCATGCCGGCGGCTGGTGCGTGCGATCGAAGGTGTCGGCGGATCGGCGCTCGAGGCCACCGAACCTGCCGCAATGAAGGCCGGCGCGTTCGAGGCCGTCATGGACAAGGCTGGCCAATCGCCGTCCCATTCCCATGCGCTTGCCGACCGCTCCACGGATGACGATCTGCCAAAAGTGCTGAGGCATTACCGCATCGGACGGCGCCGCTGGGTCGCCCCGGGCGTCAGCATGCGGCCGATCGAATTGCCGGGCCGGTCAAGCTCGCGCGCGTTCCTGCTCCGGTCGGACCCTGGCACGCATATGCTCGAGCATACCCATACAGGGACGGAACTGACCTGCGTCCTGCGGGGCAGCTTCAGCCACGAGGGCGGCCGGTTCGGCCCGGGCGATTTCGATTTTGGCGACGATACGCTCGATCACCAGCCGACCGTCGGCGAAGGCGAGCCCTGCCTCTGCCTGGTGGCCATGACCGGCGATCTCCGGATCAACGGCTTCTTCGGCCGCCTCATTGGTCCCTTCGTTCGGCTCTGA
- a CDS encoding sigma-70 family RNA polymerase sigma factor, protein MEWATLIGRVADGDREAFQRLFEHFAPRVKGLMLKTGASSDDAEEIAQETLLAVWRKAVQFDPVSAGAAAWIYTIARNLRIDAVRRAARTGTVDLDAELDYLVDPAEPADDVMARNDEAGRIARALSSLSEEQSMAIRLSFIEERPHPEIAGALGIPLGTVKSRIRLAMNRLRAMLDETK, encoded by the coding sequence GTGGAGTGGGCGACCCTGATCGGGCGCGTCGCTGACGGTGACCGCGAGGCGTTCCAGCGCCTGTTCGAGCATTTTGCCCCGCGCGTGAAGGGTTTGATGCTGAAGACCGGCGCCAGCAGCGACGATGCGGAGGAAATCGCGCAGGAAACCCTGCTTGCGGTATGGCGGAAGGCTGTGCAGTTCGATCCAGTCTCCGCGGGCGCTGCCGCCTGGATCTACACGATTGCCCGAAACCTCCGGATCGACGCGGTACGGCGGGCGGCCCGCACGGGCACTGTCGATCTGGACGCCGAACTCGATTACCTCGTCGATCCGGCCGAGCCGGCCGATGACGTCATGGCTCGCAATGACGAGGCCGGCCGCATCGCGCGGGCGCTGTCGAGCCTCTCCGAGGAGCAATCCATGGCGATCCGGCTGTCGTTCATCGAGGAGCGCCCACATCCGGAAATCGCCGGTGCGCTCGGGATACCTCTGGGGACGGTGAAATCCAGGATCAGATTGGCGATGAACCGGCTGCGAGCCATGTTGGACGAAACGAAATGA
- a CDS encoding ketopantoate reductase family protein has translation MARNILILGASYGSLLATKLLMAGHNVTLVCRKQTAELINRDGTEVRIKLRDEAAHRPILSRDLPGVLDAVEPGDVDPSRYDLVGLAMQEPQYAARTMRLLMINIAEARLPCLSIMNMPPLPYLKRIPALAEMELEMAYTNAAVWDRFEPGLMSLCSPDPQAFRPPEDAANVLHVGLPTNFKAASFADDQHNLLLRELEADIDAVRLDGQDVPVKLKLFDSMFVPLAKWSMLLTGNYRCFTPQDPRSIRDAVHGDISLSQSIYDHVDRIAHRLGADPADQVPFEKYAKAAESLLKPSSAARAVAGGSPAIERVDLLVKLISHQLGIPNAEIDRTVQIVDQKLNEGYMAGAMRGTRIAVA, from the coding sequence ATGGCGCGTAATATCCTGATCCTCGGGGCCTCGTACGGCTCGCTGCTCGCAACAAAGCTCCTGATGGCGGGTCACAACGTGACCCTGGTTTGCCGAAAACAAACGGCCGAACTCATCAACCGTGACGGCACGGAAGTCCGCATCAAGCTGCGCGACGAAGCCGCGCACCGGCCGATCCTCTCACGCGACCTGCCTGGTGTCCTCGACGCGGTCGAGCCCGGCGACGTCGATCCTTCCCGCTATGATCTGGTCGGCCTTGCGATGCAGGAGCCGCAATACGCCGCACGCACGATGCGGCTTCTGATGATCAATATTGCAGAAGCGCGCCTGCCTTGCCTTTCAATCATGAACATGCCCCCTCTGCCGTATCTCAAGCGCATCCCGGCGCTTGCGGAAATGGAGCTGGAGATGGCCTATACCAACGCTGCGGTATGGGATCGGTTTGAACCGGGCCTGATGTCGCTCTGCTCCCCGGATCCGCAGGCCTTCCGTCCTCCGGAGGATGCGGCGAATGTCCTTCATGTCGGCCTGCCGACAAACTTCAAGGCAGCGTCATTTGCGGATGACCAGCACAATCTGCTGCTTCGGGAGCTGGAAGCTGACATTGATGCGGTGCGGCTGGATGGCCAGGATGTTCCGGTAAAACTCAAGCTATTCGATTCGATGTTCGTCCCTCTGGCGAAATGGTCGATGCTGCTGACCGGCAACTACCGCTGTTTCACGCCGCAGGATCCGCGATCGATCCGCGACGCGGTGCACGGCGATATCAGTCTCTCGCAGTCGATCTATGACCATGTCGACCGAATCGCCCACCGCCTGGGCGCCGATCCCGCCGATCAAGTGCCTTTCGAGAAATACGCCAAGGCCGCGGAAAGCCTTTTGAAACCGTCGTCAGCGGCCCGGGCGGTCGCCGGTGGTTCACCTGCCATCGAGCGCGTGGACCTGCTGGTGAAACTGATTTCCCATCAACTTGGCATCCCCAATGCCGAAATCGACCGTACGGTCCAGATCGTCGACCAGAAACTCAATGAGGGCTACATGGCCGGCGCGATGCGAGGTACTCGGATCGCCGTGGCGTAG
- a CDS encoding CBS domain-containing protein, whose translation MQVGDILRKKTARVATVRMNETVAIAAQLMRSSNISALVVKDVVRTEGNTAVGMFTERDVVRAVAEHGAAGINMRVSQFISVQQLVCCTPTDTLEHVRHLMSKHHIRHVPVIDNYSLIGVVSIRDISTAFDDEATPFQLAATG comes from the coding sequence ATGCAAGTCGGAGATATCCTGCGCAAGAAGACCGCCCGTGTCGCAACGGTCCGCATGAACGAAACAGTCGCGATTGCCGCGCAACTGATGCGCTCCAGCAATATCAGCGCGCTGGTGGTGAAGGATGTCGTTCGCACCGAGGGCAACACCGCGGTCGGCATGTTCACCGAACGCGATGTCGTGCGCGCGGTCGCCGAGCACGGCGCCGCCGGCATCAACATGCGCGTGTCGCAATTCATCTCCGTACAGCAACTCGTCTGCTGCACGCCGACGGATACGCTCGAGCACGTCCGTCACCTCATGAGCAAGCATCACATCCGCCACGTGCCCGTGATCGACAATTACAGCCTGATCGGCGTCGTCAGCATTCGCGACATCTCGACCGCGTTCGATGACGAAGCCACGCCGTTCCAGCTCGCCGCGACCGGCTGA
- the oxlT gene encoding oxalate/formate MFS antiporter — protein MTDTVQGAAPVEAARVSDAYRWTQLTIGVLAMVMIANYQYGWTFFVPDIQKKFGWDRASIQWAFTLFVLFETWLVPVEGWFVDKYGPRIVVLVGGVLCAIGWAINAQATTLNGYYLGMIVAGIGAGGVYGTCVGNALKWFPDKRGLAAGITAAGFGAGSALTVAPIQAMIKDSGFQTTFLYFGLGQGIIIVILAFFLFSPKAGQVPAVTQNANVIQTRRNYQPTEVIRQPIFWLMYFMFVIVGAGGLMVTANLKPIAVDWKVDSVPVTLMAVTMTAVTFAATIDRVLNGLTRPFFGWISDMIGRENTMFIAFGMEGIGIWGLYMLGHDPVWFVLLSGFVFFAWGEIYSLFPSTCTDTFGSKFATTNAGLLYTAKGTAALLVPVANYMQQSSGTWDNVFIVAAGANILASVLAIAVLKPWRKSVVARSQIAA, from the coding sequence ATGACGGATACAGTTCAAGGAGCAGCCCCCGTTGAGGCGGCTCGGGTCAGTGACGCGTATCGCTGGACCCAATTGACCATCGGCGTGCTCGCGATGGTGATGATTGCGAACTACCAATATGGCTGGACTTTCTTCGTTCCGGACATCCAGAAAAAGTTCGGATGGGATCGCGCTTCGATCCAGTGGGCATTCACCCTTTTCGTGCTGTTCGAGACCTGGCTGGTGCCGGTCGAAGGTTGGTTCGTTGACAAATACGGTCCGCGAATCGTCGTCCTGGTCGGCGGCGTGCTGTGCGCGATCGGTTGGGCGATCAACGCGCAGGCAACCACGCTCAATGGCTACTATCTCGGCATGATCGTCGCCGGCATCGGCGCCGGGGGCGTGTACGGCACCTGTGTCGGCAACGCGCTGAAATGGTTTCCCGATAAGCGAGGCCTCGCCGCCGGCATCACCGCCGCCGGCTTCGGCGCTGGATCGGCGCTGACGGTCGCGCCGATCCAGGCGATGATCAAGGACTCCGGCTTCCAGACCACTTTCCTGTATTTCGGACTTGGCCAAGGCATCATCATCGTGATCCTCGCCTTCTTCCTGTTCTCGCCGAAGGCCGGACAAGTGCCTGCTGTGACGCAGAACGCCAACGTCATCCAGACAAGGCGCAATTATCAGCCGACCGAGGTGATCCGTCAGCCGATCTTCTGGCTGATGTATTTCATGTTCGTGATCGTCGGCGCCGGCGGATTGATGGTCACCGCCAACCTCAAGCCGATCGCCGTCGACTGGAAGGTCGACAGTGTGCCGGTCACGCTGATGGCGGTGACGATGACGGCCGTAACGTTCGCGGCCACGATCGACCGCGTGCTCAATGGCCTGACCCGCCCCTTCTTCGGCTGGATCTCGGACATGATCGGGCGTGAGAACACCATGTTCATTGCATTCGGCATGGAAGGCATCGGCATCTGGGGCCTCTACATGCTCGGTCACGATCCGGTCTGGTTCGTGCTGCTGTCGGGCTTCGTGTTCTTTGCCTGGGGTGAGATCTACTCGCTGTTCCCGTCGACCTGCACCGATACCTTCGGTTCGAAGTTCGCGACCACCAATGCCGGCCTGCTCTACACGGCAAAGGGCACCGCGGCGCTGCTGGTGCCGGTGGCGAACTACATGCAGCAGTCTTCAGGCACCTGGGACAACGTGTTCATCGTCGCTGCCGGTGCAAACATCCTGGCCTCCGTGCTCGCGATCGCCGTGCTCAAGCCGTGGCGCAAATCCGTCGTCGCCAGATCGCAGATAGCGGCCTGA
- a CDS encoding tripartite tricarboxylate transporter permease, with amino-acid sequence MEELVNLFHGFAVALQPFNIMVMVLGIVLGVLIGVLPGLGGANGVAILLPLTFSMPPTSAIIMLSCIYWGALFGGAITSILFNIPGEPWSVATTFDGYPMAQQGKAGEALTAAFTSSFVGALFAVVMITLVAPLVASFALQFGPAEKFAVYFLAFCSFVGLSKEPPFKTIAAMMIGFALAAVGLDSITGQLRLTFGITHLLNGFDFLIAVIGLFGIGEILLTMEEGLAFRGGNAKINLRVVIQTWKELPSYWVTSVRSCLIGCWMGVTPAGATPASFMSYGIAKRVSKRGSNFGKGEIEGVVAPETAAHAAGTAALLPMLSLGVPGSPTAAVLLGGLLIWGLQPGPMLFVEQKEFVWGLIASMYLGNIVGLIVVLTCVPVFAAILRVPFSIIAPLILVLCAIGAYSVHSSTFDVVLMLVFGVIGYLLKKCNYPLAPLVLAIVLGDKAEEAFRQSLLGSQGSLGIFFSNTLVSTIMALGLVALFWSLIQQGYTRLRGEVHKPA; translated from the coding sequence ATGGAAGAACTCGTCAATCTGTTTCACGGCTTTGCGGTAGCGCTGCAACCCTTCAATATCATGGTCATGGTCCTCGGCATCGTGCTGGGCGTGCTGATCGGCGTGCTGCCGGGCCTCGGCGGCGCTAACGGCGTTGCGATCCTGCTGCCGTTGACCTTCAGCATGCCGCCGACCTCGGCCATCATCATGCTTTCCTGCATCTACTGGGGCGCGTTGTTCGGTGGGGCGATCACCTCGATCTTGTTCAACATCCCGGGCGAGCCATGGTCGGTGGCGACGACCTTCGACGGCTATCCAATGGCGCAGCAGGGCAAGGCCGGCGAAGCCCTGACCGCGGCGTTCACCTCCTCCTTTGTCGGCGCGCTGTTCGCCGTCGTAATGATCACGCTGGTGGCGCCGCTGGTCGCAAGCTTCGCCCTGCAATTCGGGCCCGCCGAAAAATTCGCGGTTTATTTCTTGGCGTTCTGCAGTTTCGTCGGCCTCAGCAAGGAGCCGCCGTTCAAGACCATCGCGGCCATGATGATCGGCTTTGCGCTGGCTGCGGTCGGCCTCGATTCCATCACCGGACAGTTGCGGCTGACCTTCGGCATCACCCATCTGCTCAACGGCTTCGACTTCCTCATCGCCGTCATCGGGCTGTTCGGCATCGGCGAGATCCTGCTGACGATGGAGGAAGGACTGGCCTTCCGCGGCGGCAACGCCAAGATCAACCTGCGCGTGGTGATCCAGACCTGGAAAGAATTGCCGTCCTACTGGGTTACCTCAGTGCGCTCCTGCCTGATCGGCTGCTGGATGGGCGTCACGCCGGCCGGTGCGACCCCCGCCTCGTTCATGAGCTACGGCATCGCCAAGCGCGTCTCAAAGCGCGGCAGCAATTTCGGCAAGGGCGAAATCGAAGGCGTGGTTGCGCCGGAGACCGCGGCGCATGCCGCGGGCACTGCAGCCCTGCTGCCGATGCTTTCGCTCGGCGTGCCGGGGTCGCCGACGGCGGCCGTGCTGCTCGGCGGCCTACTGATCTGGGGCCTGCAGCCTGGGCCGATGCTGTTCGTCGAACAGAAGGAATTCGTCTGGGGCCTGATCGCCTCGATGTATCTCGGCAATATCGTCGGCCTGATCGTCGTCCTGACGTGTGTGCCAGTGTTCGCCGCCATCCTGCGCGTGCCCTTCAGCATCATCGCGCCGCTCATCCTGGTGCTCTGCGCGATCGGCGCCTATTCAGTCCACAGTTCGACGTTCGACGTGGTGCTGATGCTGGTGTTCGGCGTGATCGGCTACCTGCTCAAGAAGTGCAACTATCCGCTCGCGCCGCTGGTGCTTGCGATTGTGCTCGGCGACAAGGCCGAAGAAGCCTTCAGGCAATCGCTGCTGGGATCTCAGGGATCGCTCGGCATCTTCTTCTCCAACACGCTGGTCAGCACCATCATGGCGCTCGGTTTGGTCGCGCTGTTCTGGTCGCTGATTCAGCAGGGCTACACCCGGCTGCGCGGCGAGGTTCACAAGCCGGCATAA
- a CDS encoding tripartite tricarboxylate transporter TctB family protein, translating into MTTGSSNAGPAHKLVEAGVTLLIALFGAIVIAGSLKAGVNWGAEGPRAGFFPFYIGIFIVASSAINLWNGLRDGDDGLFAEWGQLRQVMSVVIPTAIYVGAMPFTGLYIASMVFIAWFMRWLGKYPWLTVLAVSLGMPIITYFIFERWFLVPLPKGPVEEWLGL; encoded by the coding sequence ATGACAACAGGTTCAAGCAACGCAGGCCCCGCCCACAAGCTCGTGGAGGCAGGTGTCACCCTTCTCATCGCCCTGTTCGGCGCGATCGTGATCGCCGGCAGCCTGAAGGCGGGCGTCAACTGGGGCGCGGAAGGTCCGCGCGCCGGCTTCTTCCCCTTCTACATCGGGATCTTCATCGTAGCCTCAAGTGCGATCAACCTGTGGAACGGGTTGCGCGACGGCGATGACGGGCTGTTCGCGGAATGGGGACAACTCCGCCAGGTCATGAGCGTCGTGATTCCGACCGCGATCTATGTCGGCGCGATGCCGTTCACCGGCCTCTACATCGCCTCGATGGTCTTCATCGCCTGGTTCATGCGATGGCTGGGCAAATACCCGTGGCTGACGGTGCTGGCCGTCTCGCTCGGCATGCCCATCATTACCTATTTCATTTTCGAACGCTGGTTCTTGGTTCCGCTCCCGAAGGGGCCGGTCGAAGAATGGCTCGGTCTCTAA
- a CDS encoding Bug family tripartite tricarboxylate transporter substrate binding protein: protein MKHAAHTALGALAALFAIGTLPVFAAWEPVRPVEFIVPAGTGGGADQMARTIQGIVTKHNLMKQPMVVINKSGGAGGEGFLDVKGSANNPHKIIITLSNLFTTPLATGIPFNWKDLTPVAMLALDEFVLWVNADKPYKTAKEYIEAVKAAPAGSIKMGGTGSKQEDQIITVAVEKTTGSKFTYIPYKGGGEVAVQLVGNHVDSTVNNPIEAVAQWRGGKLRPLCVFDAQPMSYDEQVADGKSWKDIPTCKSQGLDMEYLMLRGIFMAPKATKDQVEYYIDLFKKVRATPEWQDFMKSGAFNTTFLTGADYAKWVEGEEKRHETLMKDAGFLASAGN from the coding sequence ATGAAACATGCTGCACATACCGCATTGGGGGCACTAGCTGCGCTGTTCGCCATCGGAACACTACCCGTGTTCGCGGCATGGGAACCGGTGCGGCCCGTCGAATTCATCGTGCCCGCCGGCACCGGCGGCGGCGCCGATCAGATGGCGCGAACGATTCAAGGCATCGTCACCAAGCACAATTTGATGAAACAGCCTATGGTTGTCATCAACAAATCGGGCGGCGCCGGCGGCGAAGGCTTTCTCGACGTCAAAGGATCAGCCAACAACCCGCACAAGATCATCATCACACTATCCAACCTCTTCACCACCCCGCTGGCGACGGGCATCCCCTTCAATTGGAAGGATCTGACGCCGGTGGCCATGCTGGCGCTCGACGAATTCGTGCTGTGGGTGAATGCCGACAAGCCTTACAAGACCGCCAAGGAATACATCGAAGCGGTGAAGGCAGCGCCCGCGGGCTCCATCAAGATGGGCGGCACCGGCTCGAAGCAGGAAGACCAGATCATCACGGTCGCGGTCGAGAAGACCACCGGCAGCAAGTTCACCTACATCCCCTATAAGGGCGGCGGCGAAGTCGCCGTTCAGCTGGTCGGCAACCACGTCGATTCCACCGTCAACAACCCGATCGAGGCTGTCGCCCAATGGCGCGGCGGCAAGCTGCGTCCGCTCTGCGTGTTCGATGCCCAGCCGATGAGCTACGACGAGCAGGTCGCGGACGGCAAGAGCTGGAAGGATATTCCGACCTGCAAGTCGCAGGGCCTCGACATGGAATACCTGATGCTGCGCGGCATCTTCATGGCGCCGAAGGCAACCAAGGACCAGGTCGAATATTACATCGATCTCTTCAAGAAGGTCCGCGCCACGCCCGAGTGGCAGGACTTCATGAAAAGCGGCGCGTTCAACACCACGTTCCTGACCGGGGCGGATTACGCCAAATGGGTCGAGGGCGAGGAAAAGCGTCACGAGACGCTGATGAAGGACGCCGGCTTCCTCGCTTCGGCGGGAAACTGA
- the frc gene encoding formyl-CoA transferase has translation MTKALKGVRILDFTHVQSGPTCTQLLAWFGADVIKVERPGVGDITRGQLQDIPNVDSLYFTMLNHNKRSITLDTKNPKGKEVLTALIKTCDVLVENFGPGVLDRMGFPWEKIQSINPKMIVASIKGFGPGPYEDCKVYENVAQCTGGAASTTGFRDGLPLVTGAQIGDSGTGLHLALGIVTALYQRTVTGKGQKVTAAMQDGVLNLARVKLRDQQRLAHGPLKEYSQFGEGIPFGDAVPRAGNDSGGGQPGRILKCKGWETDPNAYIYFITQAPVWEKICDVIGEPTWKTDANYAKPPARLSRLNEIFARIEQWTMTKTKFEAMEILNKDDIPCGPILSMKEIAEDQSLRATGTVVEVDHPTRGKYISVGNPIKLSDSPSEVTRSPLLGEHTDEILRQVLGFSDHQVAEIHDSGALDPPRKQAAE, from the coding sequence ATGACAAAGGCGCTCAAGGGCGTTCGCATTCTCGATTTCACCCACGTCCAGTCGGGACCGACCTGCACGCAATTGCTGGCCTGGTTTGGCGCCGACGTGATCAAGGTCGAGCGTCCCGGCGTCGGCGACATCACGCGCGGCCAGCTGCAGGACATTCCGAATGTGGACAGCCTGTATTTCACCATGCTGAACCACAACAAGCGCTCGATCACGCTCGACACCAAGAACCCGAAGGGCAAGGAAGTCCTCACCGCACTGATCAAGACTTGCGACGTGCTGGTGGAAAATTTCGGCCCCGGCGTGCTCGACCGCATGGGTTTTCCCTGGGAGAAGATCCAGAGCATCAACCCCAAGATGATCGTGGCCTCGATCAAGGGTTTTGGCCCCGGGCCGTACGAGGACTGCAAGGTGTATGAGAACGTCGCCCAGTGCACCGGCGGTGCAGCCTCGACCACCGGTTTCCGCGATGGGCTGCCGCTCGTCACCGGTGCGCAGATCGGCGACAGCGGCACCGGATTGCATCTGGCGCTTGGCATCGTCACCGCGCTTTATCAGCGCACCGTCACCGGCAAGGGCCAAAAGGTCACCGCCGCGATGCAGGACGGCGTTCTGAACCTCGCCCGCGTAAAACTGCGCGACCAGCAGCGCCTCGCCCATGGTCCGCTGAAGGAATACAGCCAGTTCGGCGAAGGCATTCCGTTCGGCGATGCCGTGCCGCGCGCCGGCAACGATTCCGGCGGCGGCCAGCCCGGCCGCATCCTCAAATGCAAAGGCTGGGAAACCGATCCCAACGCCTACATCTACTTCATCACCCAGGCGCCGGTGTGGGAGAAGATCTGCGACGTGATCGGCGAGCCGACCTGGAAGACCGATGCGAACTACGCCAAGCCGCCGGCCCGGCTGTCGCGGCTGAACGAGATTTTCGCGCGCATCGAACAGTGGACCATGACGAAGACAAAATTCGAGGCGATGGAAATCCTCAACAAGGACGACATCCCCTGCGGCCCGATCCTGTCGATGAAGGAGATCGCCGAAGACCAGTCGCTGCGCGCCACCGGCACCGTAGTCGAGGTCGATCATCCGACCCGCGGCAAGTACATCTCGGTCGGCAACCCGATCAAGCTGTCGGACTCTCCCAGCGAGGTGACACGCTCCCCGCTGCTCGGCGAGCACACCGACGAGATCCTGCGCCAGGTACTCGGCTTCAGCGATCACCAGGTCGCCGAAATCCACGATTCCGGCGCGCTCGACCCGCCACGGAAGCAGGCGGCCGAATAA